From the Drosophila sechellia strain sech25 chromosome X, ASM438219v1, whole genome shotgun sequence genome, the window TGTTGTCCGGCCAGGTAAATCGTCCTTGACTCCTGGGCATTGCATAAAATTTGCTAAGCGGTGGCCAGGTAGTGCTGGCTGCAGATGACTCAACTGAATGCACCCCGCAGAAACCTCAGATGGTTACTGGGAAAGGGAAACACGGCATAgagcgttttgtttttagccttttgtatttattttagcgATTCCAGCTCGAGGGTTTTGGTTTCATTTACTGGCAATTTAGTTATTCGTCGGAATCGCTGGGCGTGTAGGTTTTGGTTGAGGACTTGGGCTTGCGGCCCTTCCTCACCACCTTGGAGGTGGCATGGGCCTGGGCCCGGGGCTCAGGGTGATAGGGAGGCACCTCTTGCTTGGAGTCCTCCTGGGGAATCTCCTCGCCATGGCCATCGATGAATCCCGAGTGGCCCGTCTTGCGCTGGGGCGCTTGAGTGACAATCCGTTTGCCCTCGCCCGTCCAGTAAACTCCTTCGATTTCGCCCTCGCGAACGTGTTCGACGTTATCGTGGGCATCTTGAGGCTCCCGCGGCTGCCCGGACTCTCGGGGATCCTTAGCATCCGCCGACTCCTCGCTCTCCAATTCACTGGTTTCTGGCTGCTCGAAATTATCAGACTTGCCATCATCCTGGCTGGCACTCATCCGCAGCCCCCGCACGTCGCTAAGCTCCTCGTCGGTGAGATCCTCCATGGAGATCTCCCGAGATCTGGGCACGTACGGCtgatcctcctcctcgtcctgtTGCTCCAGCTCATGAAAGTCCTGCTCCTGTCCCTCGCGAAGTTCCTGTTTTTCCTGCAGGGTCTCTCGCAACTCCTTCAGCTGCATGGCCAATCGCTTACGAAACTCTGCGTCCTCGTCCGCATTAAAGTGCAGGCTGTGATCACCGGCCAACAGCGGTAAGAATCTGGGCGGGACAGGCCGACCGCCCAGAAGACTCAATCGGCCATGGAGCAAGCGACCCAGCAGATCCAGACAGCAGTTTTTGGGCGTAGGAGCTGCCTCCATCAGCTGCTCCACGTGCAGGCTCTTGTGGTGTGTGGACTTAAGGTAGTTAAGCAGGACCAGTGTCCTGGAACAGCTACTCTTGACAATCGAACGTTGCATTGTAACGCAGTGAGTCCGTACGCCGTTAAATCTGtgtggaatatatatattttttgatttttaaaggtttttttttgggtttacATGTAATATGTTATTACATTATGTATGTTTCGCGGCCAGTTTTTAcctaatatatattttatatcttcAAACAAAAAACTAACGAAAAAAAAGAGCGGAACGAAAAGTTATTTTCAACGATAAATTTTATATGAAAATTTTGTGGTCTTGACTTTGTTCgaaattttaaactattgagctcaaatatatttttggtcttGTCGAGTCGGAGTTCGGATAACGACTGGGGATCTGGGTGTAGCGTTGTAGGCCCCAAATGTTTGGGCAGCTGACTTTTAAGGCAGCACCTACTGGAATGCCCCGCCTGCTGCTTTTCCGTAATCCCATAAAACAATTGACTTTCTAACCGTTTtcgcaaataataataaaaacggCATAAAAAGGGAGGAAAACCGGGTATTTTCGGTGGAAAAAAAACGGGCATTAAAGTGCAGGACGAAAAAGGATTTGCTGGGGTTAGAATTCGCGCGAAATTGCATCTTTTATGGTGCATGGCCAGCGTTAGGGTTACGTGCTATATAATAACCCTAGCCCTAAAACGActacctgccacgccccccgcccaTGGCTAATTATGTCATTTGGCGTAAGTCAAGGCTGCAAAGTCAATTGCGGAAAATGGGTAAAAATCTGACACAAACGAGCAgaaaaagccataaaaatggtTGGGTAAAAAATCCATATATGGTTAGGGGTTAAGGGGTTGGCGGTCTGCAACTGAAATTGTCGTCTGAAAATGATAGATCATATTGAAAGAATCATTGAACCTAAGCAGCAGATTCACGGCTGAATATACATGTTAAAAAGTATGAAAAGAGCGGTGAAAACTTGTTAATAAAACAGGTTGTCGGAAAACTAGAGGTAATCTCCACTTTGGTGCGCCTCCTTCTCACTTTTGGGGCTCATAGAAACACAcagaaaaatgtatttccaAGCCGACCTATAGCCTATAACCCCTGTTTGCCCATTTCCCCGCCAACATGTTGTCGTCATTGTCCAGGACAATTTGCCTGCAATATTGCGTTGACAGCCACGAGAAATAATAGCCGAacaatttatacaatttatgaGTTTGTGTGCCACATCGGCGGAGGGGTAAAGTAAAGGGGTGCTTTGGGCCTTGGTAAGGGTTACCAAAAAAATGTGTGTAGCATACTTAAGCGGGcggcggtgggtggtgctggATCGAATGGCAGAATGGCGCAAAAAGAGCGAAATCACAgtcgaaaatcataaattcGGCATGTCTAATGACAATTTGCAGCTCCACATGAGGGGTAAAATAAAAGTTGAGAGACCGTTTTTATCGTTTTTGATTTTCTGATGCTGCGCCCTTTTATGTCAGCGCATAAAAGTCGTTTGTTGTTTGGTCCAAGGTTTTTAGGGCTCGGGAAAACGGGTTTTCATAACATGGCGACGCCATACACCGCCGACCAATTCGGAAGTAGCGCATTTCCCTTGGCAAAGCCATTTCTAGAAGATCGACATAACATATAAGTAACTAGTGCCAGCTACTAACAAAATGTGCAAGCGCAGAAGCAGAACAAAATAGAgataaattacaaatttaatAAGGATAGATAAAATATAATACGTTGACTAATATTAATATTGAACCATCGAAACTTTCCCTTGAGAAGCGAAAAGAATTGCGGGGTTTTTAGCTGCGAATTAAATACTCTAAGGATACATAGGCTTTTGAACGGTGGAGACCATTTAAAAGGAGCTTGTCGTAATACAATTATGGCTTAAAAATACCCTGAAATGGGTACTGGCAGCTGGCGGAGGTTCTTTTGGGACATTTATGAGGCCAACGGCTGGTCGATGCCAGACGCATCCGCAGTATAAATCAAACCCGTCCGAGGATCCCTCAAACATCCCATTGAGATCTTATTGTGGACTGGAACTGAGCtgaaactgaactgaaactgCGACAGAAGCTGGCCTGGAGATGAGCCATCCATGTGGCCATAACTCATCCAGCGGAGTTGTTGGCCACCGAAAATGAAGCAATCAGGACCGAGAAAATGGTAACAGCCCTGGGTAATTGTTGTTTGGCATTTGCTATTTGGCATTGGCCGATGATGTCACCGCACACGGAGAACGAGATGCCGGCATTGTCGTTTCCACTTCCTGGCCAGCCCATTGTCTCCTTCGAGATTTTACGATTGTTTACTGCTGCTTCTGTGCCCTGACTTTTGGCTTCCATCAAATGGCCAACAAAGCCCCCAGACCGAAACCtaaacagaaacagaagcacatacccatacccatacccatgccCATGGCCATGCCCATACCCATTCCCACTCCTATACccaaaccaaaaaccgaaccgaacccaTTGTGGCCAAGGCACTTTGGGCCATTCAGCAGCTCGTGGGTGTTCCGACTTCCAGCCCCCTTCTTGGCTCATTTAAGTCCCGATAAATACGCATTTGATTTGGGTCCTGATGGGGGGACAACAGATAATAGAATTCGAATCGAATCGGTCCAGCTTATTAAATCAACCCTTTTCTGCCCAAGTCCCTTGTTTACCCAAACTATTAGCTGCAAGCTGGCGGGGATTTGCGGCCACTGGCCATTGAAACTTTGACCCGGGAGGAGGGTTCTGGAAAAAAAGtcagcaaaaacaacacaaaaattacGTAAACGTAGGAAAGGACCATACACTCTCTGTGTGTATATTTATGGTACGTTACGTATTTTAGAGcgttaaatttaaaaaggcATAGTTGACCCCATAACTAAACACAACTAAGATGGACATCCGGGtgcattttttaaaattaaagaaCTCAGAAATGTGTTAAAATATAAGCTAACCACCTTGACATAAGCTAGCCGCAATTTCTTAGTTTGGCTTTTCAGATTTGCTTTGAATAAACACAGTACcgctttttaaataattataattttataaaagtgACGCACCTATGTAATTAATAACTATAGTTTCCCATGAGTCAGTGCAACTCTCGTCAAAAATTGGGGAATACCTTCTGGACAGAGTATCACTTGAAAGAGTGACATAAAAATAAGCATAAAACTAAATGTGCCACATTGAGGAACGGACAAGGAGTTGGACCCAAGGGGTTAAGGCCGGGTCAGTTTGAGGCGTTTAAGTTGATTTCGttttgaatgtttattttattgcgtGGAAAATGACGCCAACGTGGCCAAGAAATGGTGACTGCTCTCCGGCTGCTGTTTAGCTGTTTACCCCATTTTGACCATTTCGCCATTTTGGCCATGGCTAGGTGGACTTGGCTCCAGTCGCTTTTATGGCCGGCGATTGTATCGAGAATTTCGTACgcaataaaattcaaatatacTTGCGATAAAAATCAAATCTTGTTGGACATTC encodes:
- the LOC6615155 gene encoding mating-type protein A-alpha Z3, whose product is MQRSIVKSSCSRTLVLLNYLKSTHHKSLHVEQLMEAAPTPKNCCLDLLGRLLHGRLSLLGGRPVPPRFLPLLAGDHSLHFNADEDAEFRKRLAMQLKELRETLQEKQELREGQEQDFHELEQQDEEEDQPYVPRSREISMEDLTDEELSDVRGLRMSASQDDGKSDNFEQPETSELESEESADAKDPRESGQPREPQDAHDNVEHVREGEIEGVYWTGEGKRIVTQAPQRKTGHSGFIDGHGEEIPQEDSKQEVPPYHPEPRAQAHATSKVVRKGRKPKSSTKTYTPSDSDE